ggaggttctcaattcaactgttttttttttagttccgtGGTTTCAGTACCTACTACTGCTACTACTAAGTAATAGAATATCAAAGACTATGAAGTTTGAACTTACcaagttttttgctaatgtactcctcgcgctgctggcgcgcgAAACTGGACTCCATCGTcgggtcatcatcatcgtccatGTTCTTATATCTAGAAATAAATCAAATGGTTTAGAATAGTTTTATTTCTGCGAGTTAGCTTAAAATAACCAAATTATATATACATTAGCCTAATCGTCTGcaaggaaaaaaatatgttttaagttCCCTCACATTTCACACAAGTCTAAAGATCCTCACAACTCTTTTATTTATGACTATGTTCCCCCAGACATAGATATGACGCGTTTTGGGGATCAGTCACATAAAGGTCTCATATGAGTTTTATCCCTTTACACATTTGAGTACCTAGTCCACCCTCTAACTACTAATCGTAGGTAGTAGTTTCATTACTATCCAGTAATAATAGTTCTTTGTGTCCCATTCAAACACACATAGATCTCAAATAATATGAAATCTAATAAACTTACTTGGATTTGTCGTATCCGAATATTTCCTTGATGTGCGAGGAGTAGTCCATgttttcatcaccatcatcgaTGAAATCATCCATCTCAGAGTCGTACTCAGATTCCGAATCTATTACGCGACCTGtgagtaacaaaaataaaaataaaacattagaaaaaaataatggcaTCACAGATTAAGATGGATTAAGTACATTCAATAATTTGCATGGCTCGAAAATAGCTAGGGGAtcaaaattttatacttaaaatgTCTTTTATTTGACAGATTTGACTGATAAATGATCTTTGGAGAATACTAAGGTTCCTCTCAGTTAAATCgtgataaataacaaaaattcaaaaaatataaaaaaatatcttacgtTTTTGTTTCATTCTGATATCATCAGATTGCATTTTCCTCCGCACGTCGCCCGGAGGGAACTGGCGTCCGCCTTCCGGCCTCTTGCCGTTTTTGTCCTGCGGCCGCGCTCCGCTCTTGCCCAGCGAGTTGACGTGCTTATCAAAGTCGAATGAGTTTGAGATCTTGGGCTTACTCGGAGCCATCTGAGGCTTGCCAGCGGGCGCAGACCGTTCATCAGGCCTCTTAGAAGGAATTCTACCATTATCGGGAGGACGCTTGTCATTCTCTTGCAAGGCTTTCTTCTTCGCAAGCATCAACTTTTCTTTATCGCTTTTCTGTGCTTCCTGCTCTCTTCCTTTCTGGGGCATCTTGCTTTGCGAACTGTGACCGTTCATGTACTTGCTTTCACCATTTTTCGGAATTGAAAACTTTCTATCATTCGAATTTTTATCTATCCTGTAGGTGTTCTGGCTTTTCAAATCTATACTTTTCTTTACATCCTGCCGGGATACTTGATCCTTTGAGCTTTGTTTAGTTCTATCTAGATCTTTGCTAGTTCTATCAGAAGATTTGCTAGATTCAAGTTTAATCTTAGTTTTATCTAGTCTGTCTCTGTCTCTGTTTAGTCGCTCCATTTCCCTGTCTATCCTTTCCCTCTCAGCCTTCAATTTCTCCAAACGCTCCCGGTCTAATCTCTCCTTTTCTGACTCAGCTCTGGATCTATCCTGTCTAACTCTGTCTTTTTCCTTCTGCATCTTCTCCATCCTTTCTCTGTCAATTGTAGGTCTATCTTTGTTTCGTTCTTGGATCTTTGTAGTATCTATTTTGTGATGGTTAGAAGTAGAACTGGCAGTTTTGTCGCCGATCTTTGGGATTCGCCCAAAACCAGTCGATTCTGGCTTTTTTTCTTTGTCGGCAGGTCTCTCAGGCCTTTCATCTCTTTGAGCTAAAACCAAAATATACATTTGAAAGTGCTGTACTACTTTTTGATAGGATACCACTAACCAAATAATACATGAGAGATggcattaataaaataacacctTAATGCAATTATCTGTTTTTCGCAACTTTTGacagattaaatttattttagatgATAGACATACTTAGCCTCCTATCCTAACGCCCAGTCCTTTATGAAAGAcgtattgtaatttgaacatcaaactatcataaatgtcataaagtttgatgttcataaatcaaaaaattaacTTGGGCGTTAGAAGGATAAGACTCCAAACCCATATGAAACAACTTTACAACGTTAGGAATGCACATGGATTAAAGTTACAGAATATGCTTACTCATACTTTCGAAAGTtataaatcaaattattatttacattccaagatataataaattaatttgtgaCAGCATATATTTCAtgctattgtatttttttatcaataacaCGACATGAAAtaagttataattaataatacttttttttagaaatcagtaaacaatttattattttaattacattgcTAATTCATACCATTATTTTGAACCCTTAAactattatataattaaattcccATTAGAATTtttgcaaatataaaataagataaCAATAGAATATGCTAATTAGGTCATTAAGgtataactttgtttttacaTTGAATAGATAATTACGAAACTAAGCCCTCATTACAGCACAAacgtcattaaaattaaatcagggTTTTTCACCGTCATTAGAACACACTAATGGCATTCCctgcaaaaaatattaatccaaaataacaatatcctaaaatttgaatttgaaactcTTGAAGTAACATTAGATAACTACTATTATTTCTTAACCCTTTCTAGGTAATAAAATGAACCTTATTCGTGGTTAAATTAGAAATCGTATTTGAAAAACACTAACTGGCAACTATTTTGCCTACACCAATGATAGGGTTAATCTGAATTTTTTTGAAAGACTTTTAGACCTTTTGTATGAGGTTGGTCTATGTgggcaaatgtttttttttaagcacaTTGATAGTCAAATCAGGAAGATTTTCAAGAGCTAGAATAGAAGTATTATAATGAATAGACAATGGCGGCAGCTTATGGATTAGGTCAGCTGGTGACAATTAGGAAATCAATGGGCAGAAAGATTCTGgggttaaagtttttttattgatgtaaataaaaaaatctgaataaaggctattattattattaatgaatagACACTTACGTTTCCTGCCATTCTTCTCAGCTTCCATGCGCTCCAGGCGCCGTTGCCGCCGCGCCATTTCCTCCTCATATTCCCGGCGTTGTTTTTTAGTCATGGGCCGGTCGGGTCCCTCTATTGGCTTAGTAACTACAGGCTTTGGAGCTACTTCAACAGGAGCACTCTTTTTTTCCTCAGCCAGCTTTAGTAACTGATTAAAGTCCATTGGAGGAGGCATTGGTTTACGGAACTTCGGTTTTTCCGGTTTCTCGTCTTTCTTTTTCTCAGGTTCGTATTTCTGAGGGGGACTAGATTCACGTTCTATAAAAGAATAAAGTGGAATATGATAATTTATTctacacacaaaaaaatatctaaggaTGAATcacatagtaggtacatacttcTCATATGCATTTGATCCCCAATAACTTGAATAGaatttgtatattattattcgaagtttagttttaagtaaTGGTCCATAAAGTATGGATCCCTGTGATTTGGGGAATCCTATTGATCTACACAATCAAGTTGTATAGTGGGCAGAATTAATACATGTATGTAATAACACCAATCCAAAGGAATTTACACAGCATTTATTAAACTCTACCATTCATAACTTTTTTGGGATCAAACACATAAATCATCAGGGATAGTGCAAATCCGTGGAACCAGTagctttaaataattttacgcATTAAgttctttaaaatataaaactacagTAGTGCAGATTATACAcggtatttacatacatacggtAGATGAACAATTTTGCAGTATTCCCAAGTCCCCAACAACATGATTAAAATGTGAGGGATCAaacacataaatataataaaacatatatGTACTTTTTAAAACTGTATGAAAATACTCTCACCTAATTATTAAGTAAAATGACacagtaagaaataaaaaaaatattaaaaagcaaAAGCCTGAATATGTCTGCATGAATTTGAATATAtaagcatatttatttatttatatattattgtaggtcattcattttataatttttaaccctgatgaaaaaagaggggtgttataagtttgaccgctatgtgcatCTGTGAGTCTgattgtgtgtctgtctgtgacaccatagctcttaaacgggtggactgattagaatgcagttttttttatttgaaatctggttttctagcgatggtaatcagtttagccgttcttaagatattgaaatttgaagttgGAAGTCAGAAgttttccatctttttgttggttaggttatacatACCTCCATTCTCAGTCCTTCTCCTTCTCTTGTGAGGCACAGGATCATCTTCATGGGCTAATGCATTTTTCACTCTCTCCATGGTACCCTTTAAGTCTCTTTTAACACTTTTCTCTGAAAAACCAGGTTATCAGTTAGTTTGAGATATAGCAGCAGATTAAGATTTTGCACAACTATGACTCATTtcacttttataaataatgaacAAGAAAAGATATTTTCAAATAAGAATCTAGTATTTGtgtattaaaacctaaaatttacataaaatgttaTGTGACGATTTCATGAGCCCCACTATTATCAATTAAACAGATAAATAGATCCAACATGTACTAAGTATGTCATATCATATGTCATGACTACCATAGAAGGTCCatattaaattgattttgtttagaaagagatggaaagCAAATACAGTTTTTTGCTTAGCAGAATAAATTATTGTTGTAAGTCCCGCCTTTTCTTAACTATTTCTATAGACCACTTTTTCAGGATTGACCCCCTGTTTACCTCCACTTAGTTATTTGTATCATCTTATGTTGATTATgcaaacattgaataatcaataatcatacacaataacggtgagagtatttGAAAGATGCAACCCCACAAGAGGTTGTgacccacagattgaaaaacactgctatAGACCAAGCCTTGAATTCCCAGTTTTGcgattttggaaattatttcaatacatatctcatttcattgaaaaactTGTACTCCAATAGTACATTTCAAAGTTATTCTtaaaattgatttgtactttataaagtatgcaAGGACTTACAAGGTTATAGGACCAAGGACAAAATTAACTGCAAAATCTAATTACTAAATAACCACAACTACCAGGTGACTATTTAATTATGCACTCTATGGAACTAGACTACCTTTTTGCAGTAAATCACATACTAACAGAAAATCTTTTGCCACCATGCACTGTTAACAACAATTATGCACAGTTTTAATGTATGAAACAAGCAGTCTATACCTATATGTCAATGTCTATATGGAACCTACagaatagtacaaaaaaatcacaatttgCATTAAATAGAAGTTCAACTTACTGCCCACTGGAAACTTGGGTTCATCAGGTATCTTGCTGTACTTCTGCATCATTTTCTCGTAGATGGCAGCTGCTTCCTGGGACTCATACCCATAGTCATCTTGATCAGGCTGATCTGGGCCATCCCTGGTGACAGCAGTATTGTTGTGATCTATTGCGTCTTCAATCACAGACTTGTTGGCTGATTTTATAGTCTTCAGAGTTTTTTGGATTTTCCGGAGGGCCTTAGGGTCACGCATAGCGAGCAATTCCTCCCTTTTCCTCTTCTCCTCCAGTTGTTTCTGCCTCTCTTCCTCATCTTTCTTAGCCAAgaacttcaaaatattttcggATAACTTATCTTTTTGCCTTTGTTCTTTCTTTGGCGGATCAAATCCAACTCTATAGTATGTGTTACGCTAAAAACAAAGTACTCTAGTCAATATTTATATCTGTCAAACCTTGTAAAACACCAAAGTAAAAGTTCTCGAAAAAGTTGCGTTTCAGCAGTAAACTTATTTATACAATAGGAGTAGCAAAGAATTTTAAGGTTAACATattcatattatatttaaatagggCGCAGTAATAAGTGTTTAGAAAACTACGAAATTAACTCACAGATGACTTTTGTTGTTGATTCCGTTGTGCAGCAATCAAGGTGTCTCGAAACTCCATTTTCGatgatttatatatatttcactagcactagtattattataatacaaacaTAATAAACTTTTATCAAATCTTAaacgaattaaagaaaaatacgtgTCAGACGGCAGCTCAACACACAACCCCGGCCATTTTCTGGAAACGTACTGAATAGAGTTGCCAGGCGCGTCGCCacaggttaaataaataaattataaatcatATATAATACCAACCCATTAACACTAATCACCTCTTTACCAAAGACTTTACCTCATTAGAATGTTATTGGAATGTTTAATTGTAGGAAATTCCATTATTAGGATAATCATTACTTCTGAGTTATTTTTTGGATTCACATTACATTATACTGATAACTTAATCTTTCGTACCTTATGGCTTATGGTTAGCAAAGCAAattaatattgttgttttttagaaaaagtatggcgctgtccattggaggacaattttgccagtgtctagtaggttttgccgttgtacggtaaaaaaaaatagaaaacgaaatatatgAGATgtaaattcattttaattttttgtaaaacaccAAGCATGAGTTTATGATCTCTGGCAACTCAAATTTTTGACATATGTCACGTCGAGTATTGCtccttctttctttttctttggtGAATTTGACGTTGAAGTCGGAAATATGGTTGGTGTTTATTTCTAGCATTTTATCTAAGTTTATCTTTGAAATCGTAATAtttcttataaaatataatggtgCTTAGTGCGTAAATAGTGTTAATGATGGTGCCTGAaagattattttgttaataaaaccGTTTGTGATGTTTATCATAACCTTACGTTTATTCTTCAGGCCACCTCCAAAAAGAAGACTAGGAAGTTGAGAGGACACGTGAGCCATGGTCACGGACGTATCGGTGAGTAACAATTATCATTAACTACAAATTAACTATGGATGTGCTCTAACCTCAAACAAGATGCCGCTCTGCGTGATACATGTCACCCATGTCTGGTCGTGTATCAGCTTTGATTCACTTTGATATGTTTGGGTTGCAGGCAAGCACCGCAAGCACCCTGGAGGTCGCGGTAACGCCGGTGGTGAGCACCACCACAGAATTAACATGGACAAATACCATCCAGGTTACTTCGgcaaggtaaaaatattttttagaattacATCTTCTATATGTTCCCCAGTTATTGTGTgcatcatacaaaattactaaatGAACCCTTATTGAACAAAAGCATTGTAATTCTGAAGTGTtgttcttatatatatatattttttttttaattttataaggacAGGCTGAAGAAAAGCGAAATAAAAATAGCAACTTATTTTCGTAAATAAAGTTGCTTGATCTTGGAACTAAGAGTAGACCCACTGAATCTAGCATGTGGGGTATTATTAACTAACTTATTAAAGTATCTGCttctattattttaagttaattcaAGCCAGTTCAATACTGCTTAGATATAACTATTTCACATGTAAagtagagttcataaacttgtgagcaaaaatttgatcataatatctgaacacggcTCTATTGATAACAGGGTAGATaagcatgttcagatatttttgctcaagtttatgaactcgactgtaccaagtCATGATTAAGAATGTTAGTGATCTGAAAAAGTACACAATTGAGAGAACAATTTTATTACTCTTCCTTGTGAACAACTtgcccaatgctgggcacagactCTTAGAATGAAATGGCCTATAGTTTCTATGCAGCCATGCAAGCCCAGCATGGATAAGGAACCTTGCACACACTGTTACTGATTAAGTCTGGTTTTCTtataatgttgtatttttttggcgataaaaaaaaggttatttgtAAAGTGGTTTTAAATGCCATATTTTTAGGGCTAAGCGTCTTCTCTTATTATATCTTCACATTATAACAGttataataatttgcataattatttaatttacagttGGGCATGAGGAATTACCATCTGAGGCGGAACAAGGACTTCTGCCCAGTGCTGAACCTCGACAAGCTCTGGACGCTGGTGTCGGAGCAGTCGCGCCTTAAGTATGCCAATGCCACCGATGGAAAAGTGCCCGTCATCAACATTGTTAAGGCTGTAAGTCATACACAATTTAAGTCATAAACAACTGGCTAGTTTCTTATCCAGTAGCAATTTTTATAGGCATGCATTAGGCATGTTTACTAGCTTTTAAGTAACTTGCATGATTAGATTTTAACTATGCAAGTAAAATTTCACCCACATctagtggttggattgactggAAAGGCCATGCCAGGATAGGCTTCTGCTTACATCGAGTTTtggcttttaatttttatggatagTGTAATGCCACATTTGTGCCGAATAAGCCAAACttcaactttaataaaaattacggaTTATGGTAAAAAATAGATGAAAGGTATTTCTTTTCTTAGTGAATTAATTTCTGAGGTTTTCACATATATTATACATTtactgatgatgattatgtgacataaattatattaccattaatggaataaataaataaattcctgtgaaaattcccaaaaatcaCATCATGGTCTTTATTGatgttgcattataaacaacagtgccaaatttcataactctacaTCGAGCAGATgagtttcgagattttattctgatcctgtgagaatatcgggataaaaagtagcctgtatgttattccagatgtccagctatctacatagcaaatttgatccaaatccattcagccgttttaacgtgaagtagtaacaaacatacacacacacacaaactttggcatttataatattagtaatgtttttttcttcaaaattatAGCATAGCTTTGAGAGAACATGGAGATATCCTAAGATATCTTTAAATCGTTGGGTGACAAGCAAAGGTCACTAAGTACAAAATACCTACTTGCAACAAAGCTTGTATCTCAGTATGAAATTACTAACTAGATACAACTGTTTGAAAAGCAGTGACAGAAATTTAGTGAGTTTTGCTTGCCAGCTGgcgaaataaaatactttatttatcttttCTATTTTGTAACCAAAGAGTAAAGTtttgaaagctgaaatttggcaaattTTTCACAAATGTGGGAGTTACAccatccataaaaattaaagccAAAAGTCGCTGGAGGCAAAATCTTAAGAATTAGTTACTTCCTATACATTGACTTCactaatctatttttatttctactatCTATTAAAAGTAATATAAAGAGGTAAAGTAGGCTGTAGGGGGTAATATCTGGATCTACTACTCTGGATTTTGATaaacatagtttgagtcccggagatgAACATAATACCTATGatatttttatcctggaaaatttgCATAGTTCATGTGGGATAGCCATTAATGAagtctacgcgaacggagtcgcgggcaacggctagtgaCTTATTATGATTAGTAAATTGGCCAAACTCCTCATAAGTTTCAGCCCAACCTATGCCCTTTTTGTGTGTAGAAATTTACAAACTGATATGAactggtaataaaataaatattacatgtTTCATAATACAGAAAtttgttatgggtactaggcaattTTTCATACATAACATCTGTCCCATCTCTGACTGAAGTgtgaacctgggacctcaaacTCAGGCTTTGCTTATCAGCTGTCCAGTCATCAAATCGGTAATGGTTTTCAGAATCCGATTACTTTCATTCTTAATATTTTCGATTTGTTATTGTAAGAACCCAAAAGAAGAACAGTATATACAGATCataacaaataacaatattttttacagggctactacaagctgctgggcaaaggcaaGCTCCCCAAACAGCCTGTGATTGTTAAAGCCAAGTTCTTCTCAAAAACAGCCGAGAAGAAGATCAAGGACGTCGGCGGCGTTTGCGTCCTGTCTGCGTAATTTAAGTGTACAATAAAATTCCATAAAAACCACCTCTTGTAATTTCATTCGTTTTACAAATgttctgctgggctactacgaaactcgaagttagtgtcgtgcggtctctctgacacttatatgtttaatacgagagcgagagggatcgcacgacacgaacttgagtttcgtagtagccctgcagataaaGAAGGATTGCATTGTATGTAACTGCTGACTGCTCATAAATTTTCTGTACAGTCTGCAAAACTGCATGCTACCTGTGACTGAAATTTAAGCAGTCCGCAGTTACAATGCAGTCTGTTTGAATTTAGTACACCTAGATAGTCACCTTGTTGCATAGATAAAGAAACGTTGTAAGCAAGTATCATCAAAGCATTCGAAAAGACATAGGCACTTGATCTAAAACATGAGTTTTCTTCTCGGATAGTGTCAGCCGTGggggcatagtggtttgacctatggcatctcaagcagaggattgctGCTGGGTTCATTTCATACCCCACCAGCTTGCACCACAGACCTATGCTTGCACCTCTCGAGTTTTACTAATATATTCCACCCATTACCTACCAGCTTGACCACATATGCTTGCACCTctagttttacggtgaaggaaatttgaaattgacctctagttttacggtgaagttcccaatccgcacagggcccgtgtgggaactacggccaaagccctctcaatctgagaggaggcctgtgcccagcggtgggacgtatttaggccGAGATGAGTCTACTTTAACGACCGCCTGCAGGCATAGCAGGTTGCGAGTGGTTTTGAGTTTGTTTTGCCAGCGAGGTCTATTCAATTACCTGATGTGTAGTAAATGCAGACCTTACTTGCGTTGAGGATTTGGTTTGTTTTAGcattagggcctacgctagcgtgctggtggacgcctattgaaaaatatatgagctaagcgctaactgcacgcggaCGGATTTTACCTGCATCCGCGACAGCTAGCgtaggcacagaataactaatagtactaccgtacagaagggactctctcgaacaaaagtcaagtttaggtatataaatCGTTCcctactcttacgacttgcatgcgaaattgaaacttatcttGTTACACGAGCGTTCATATTCAGTTGGGTATcgttgactcgaaaccggtttggcgcCAAGTGCATAGGGTTAccactcgccgatgaataaagataacagtgggtattaatatgaattcaataaactacctgtatgcaactgtacgtaattaggccttaaaacactcatgtgaccctattatgaaactcggctacgcctcgttttataaacccacactcgtgttttaaggacacctattacgatacagttgcataaaatactattaataaataagtaaatatactttaaCATACATGACAGACAACAAACAACTATGTAATGATTAGGCGCGTCGGTCGAACGTACCTAAACTGCGGAGTGTCCAACCCCTCGCGTAGGCCCTTAATGGAAGCGATAATGAAAACAAAAgtgtataaattaatattttaattaattgaatattattattccaGCAATGTAGATGAATTAATACAAGCATTATTCAGATTATTGCCTATAATAATTACGtaagattaaaattaataccTTAAGGTAGTACAATGATAGCTTcatgattatttaaaaactaaatacatataataatatgatccAACAGGATTACcgtatatacaaggtgttaattaaataactgaaaactaaAAAGTAGTTTTCTCAGAATCAAGATTAgattcgattacactatgttttaaatcaggttgtgtttgtgtttttaaatcccatTGTTATTGCGCCCAGTTTAAAAGATACGActgcaacatgcgccaattaaatattttagcgaggttgcatactatttcgataatttaatactggccgttttgctgtcaatgtgtgattttcttctaaaaacgtcaaagagctactgacaaatacatattatgagtgtagagttagaaatgaagt
Above is a window of Choristoneura fumiferana chromosome 2, NRCan_CFum_1, whole genome shotgun sequence DNA encoding:
- the LOC141445293 gene encoding protein SPT2 homolog, whose amino-acid sequence is MEFRDTLIAAQRNQQQKSSRNTYYRVGFDPPKKEQRQKDKLSENILKFLAKKDEEERQKQLEEKRKREELLAMRDPKALRKIQKTLKTIKSANKSVIEDAIDHNNTAVTRDGPDQPDQDDYGYESQEAAAIYEKMMQKYSKIPDEPKFPVGKKSVKRDLKGTMERVKNALAHEDDPVPHKRRRRTENGERESSPPQKYEPEKKKDEKPEKPKFRKPMPPPMDFNQLLKLAEEKKSAPVEVAPKPVVTKPIEGPDRPMTKKQRREYEEEMARRQRRLERMEAEKNGRKPQRDERPERPADKEKKPESTGFGRIPKIGDKTASSTSNHHKIDTTKIQERNKDRPTIDRERMEKMQKEKDRVRQDRSRAESEKERLDRERLEKLKAERERIDREMERLNRDRDRLDKTKIKLESSKSSDRTSKDLDRTKQSSKDQVSRQDVKKSIDLKSQNTYRIDKNSNDRKFSIPKNGESKYMNGHSSQSKMPQKGREQEAQKSDKEKLMLAKKKALQENDKRPPDNGRIPSKRPDERSAPAGKPQMAPSKPKISNSFDFDKHVNSLGKSGARPQDKNGKRPEGGRQFPPGDVRRKMQSDDIRMKQKRRVIDSESEYDSEMDDFIDDGDENMDYSSHIKEIFGYDKSKYKNMDDDDDPTMESSFARQQREEYISKKLGIMEDLEDMRMEAMEKKKAAKKKRRISDD
- the LOC141445294 gene encoding large ribosomal subunit protein uL15-like gives rise to the protein MATSKKKTRKLRGHVSHGHGRIGKHRKHPGGRGNAGGEHHHRINMDKYHPGYFGKLGMRNYHLRRNKDFCPVLNLDKLWTLVSEQSRLKYANATDGKVPVINIVKAGYYKLLGKGKLPKQPVIVKAKFFSKTAEKKIKDVGGVCVLSA